A single window of Candidatus Rhabdochlamydia oedothoracis DNA harbors:
- a CDS encoding adenylyltransferase/cytidyltransferase family protein translates to MSHLASSSCFEESICKKVIEPKNLQETIKYLREEKKTIATLNGSFDLLHEGHLEIIFQASLQADILIVALNTDVSIQRYKDIKRPIIPLKQRVLLIAALEMVDYVTYFNEIDPIRILSEIRPDVHVNGSEYGKNCIEKETVIRQKGRIHIVEKIPGLSTSYIINKIKKICD, encoded by the coding sequence ATGTCGCATTTAGCAAGTAGTTCTTGCTTTGAAGAGAGCATTTGTAAAAAAGTGATCGAACCTAAAAATCTTCAAGAGACAATCAAGTATTTGCGTGAAGAAAAAAAAACAATAGCAACGCTCAATGGCTCTTTTGATCTTTTACATGAGGGACATTTAGAGATTATTTTTCAAGCTTCTTTGCAAGCTGATATATTGATTGTAGCTTTAAATACAGATGTATCTATTCAACGGTATAAGGATATAAAACGTCCAATTATTCCTTTAAAGCAGAGAGTTTTATTAATCGCTGCCTTGGAAATGGTTGATTATGTCACCTATTTTAATGAGATAGACCCTATACGGATTTTATCAGAAATTCGACCAGATGTACATGTCAATGGTTCTGAATATGGAAAAAATTGCATAGAAAAAGAAACCGTCATTAGGCAAAAAGGGAGAATACACATTGTAGAAAAAATTCCGGGATTATCTACTTCTTACATCATTAACAAGATTAAAAAAATATGCGATTAA
- a CDS encoding rhomboid family intramembrane serine protease: protein MRLIGLFDTEQKALSFHSFLLQKGIQSSYEPDNPSAEKPFYRIWIQREEDFKEASELFLQFNQNPNDSLFQIQEEPKKEELIEPSVVQIQTSRKWRGITPLLIFICCFLFLWNSFQESQIMKNKGALALQVSLTPLMQKLLFDYPKAFKELNQFVQEHPMKTFQGVDELPLETQLELKKIEAIPSWKGVLQLFPTIQKEGLQAISKVPMFEKIRQGQVWRLITPIFLHRDFLHILFNMAWLFLFGKQLDLKIGKKKMLVLVLLIAIASNVAQYIMSGPYFIGISGVVVGMGGFIWVRQKKAPWEGYSVQKSALLLLFFFVAAMVVLDGVIWGIRLFYHLAPTLQIANTAHVVGGLTGAFLGCLSWFKKGLA, encoded by the coding sequence ATGCGATTAATAGGCCTTTTTGACACAGAGCAAAAAGCACTTAGCTTTCATTCTTTTTTATTGCAAAAAGGAATACAAAGCTCTTATGAACCAGATAATCCTTCTGCGGAAAAACCTTTTTATCGTATATGGATCCAAAGAGAAGAAGATTTTAAAGAAGCTTCAGAATTATTTTTGCAGTTTAATCAAAATCCCAATGACTCTTTATTTCAAATACAAGAAGAACCTAAAAAAGAAGAATTAATAGAGCCCTCTGTAGTTCAGATACAAACTTCTCGAAAATGGAGAGGGATTACTCCTCTTCTAATTTTTATCTGCTGTTTTTTATTTTTATGGAACTCTTTTCAAGAAAGCCAAATTATGAAAAATAAAGGAGCACTAGCCCTTCAGGTCTCTTTAACACCATTGATGCAAAAATTGCTGTTTGATTATCCAAAAGCCTTTAAGGAGTTAAACCAATTTGTTCAAGAGCATCCTATGAAAACCTTTCAAGGTGTAGATGAATTACCTTTAGAAACTCAATTAGAATTAAAAAAAATAGAAGCCATCCCTTCTTGGAAAGGGGTATTGCAGCTTTTCCCCACTATACAAAAAGAAGGCCTACAAGCGATAAGCAAAGTTCCGATGTTTGAAAAAATCAGACAGGGACAAGTTTGGCGTCTGATTACGCCTATTTTTCTGCATCGTGATTTTTTGCATATCCTTTTTAATATGGCTTGGCTTTTTCTATTTGGTAAGCAACTGGATTTGAAAATAGGTAAGAAAAAAATGCTTGTGTTAGTGCTTCTGATTGCCATAGCTAGCAATGTGGCACAATATATCATGAGCGGTCCTTATTTTATTGGAATTTCAGGCGTAGTAGTAGGAATGGGTGGATTTATTTGGGTGCGCCAAAAAAAAGCTCCCTGGGAAGGGTATTCTGTCCAAAAGAGCGCTCTTTTATTGTTATTTTTCTTTGTTGCCGCAATGGTCGTATTGGATGGAGTTATCTGGGGGATTAGGCTGTTTTATCATCTAGCGCCTACTTTGCAGATTGCTAATACCGCACACGTTGTAGGAGGTCTTACCGGAGCTTTTTTAGGATGTCTTTCTTGGTTTAAAAAAGGACTTGCATGA
- a CDS encoding ribonuclease Z, which produces MSQRCLVILGCSSQQHTRTRNHGAYLLLWKTEGFLFDPGEGTQRQFIFANVAPTSVTRIFISHFHGDHCLGLGSMLMRLNLDKVTHPVHCYYPASGQTYFERLRYGSIYHQQIEIVEHPVFEEGVVHEDEQFLIQARFLEHGVDNLAWRVIEKDQIKFDQKKLQQAGIFGPNVRLLKEKKELIIQGKKIKLEDVSWVRKGDVVSIAIDTLVCPALVEVADHAKLFLCESTYLEAHRHLAGKHHHLTSKQAAKAALEAHVDTLVLTHFSARYQDLNEFLQEASVIFPRTIVAEDLKVIPF; this is translated from the coding sequence ATGAGTCAGCGTTGTTTAGTTATTTTAGGCTGCTCTAGTCAGCAACATACACGCACCCGCAATCACGGCGCTTATCTTTTACTTTGGAAAACCGAAGGCTTTTTATTTGACCCAGGAGAAGGAACGCAGAGACAATTTATCTTTGCAAATGTGGCTCCCACTTCTGTAACACGTATATTTATTAGTCATTTCCATGGGGATCACTGTTTAGGGTTGGGCTCTATGTTAATGCGCTTAAACCTGGATAAGGTTACACATCCAGTTCATTGCTATTATCCAGCTAGCGGCCAAACCTATTTTGAAAGATTGCGCTATGGGTCGATCTATCACCAACAAATTGAGATCGTCGAACATCCTGTTTTTGAGGAAGGAGTTGTTCATGAGGATGAGCAATTTTTGATTCAAGCGCGCTTTTTAGAACATGGAGTTGATAACTTAGCTTGGCGTGTTATAGAAAAAGACCAAATTAAATTTGATCAAAAAAAACTACAACAAGCTGGAATTTTTGGTCCTAATGTGCGTCTTTTAAAGGAGAAAAAAGAACTCATCATTCAAGGAAAAAAGATCAAATTAGAGGATGTAAGCTGGGTTCGCAAAGGAGATGTGGTCTCTATTGCCATCGATACTCTGGTTTGTCCTGCTCTTGTTGAAGTGGCAGATCACGCCAAACTCTTTCTCTGTGAAAGTACCTATTTAGAAGCTCATAGACATTTAGCTGGAAAGCATCACCATTTAACCTCTAAACAAGCAGCTAAAGCTGCCCTAGAAGCTCACGTAGACACATTGGTATTGACACATTTTTCTGCTCGTTATCAAGACTTAAATGAGTTTTTACAAGAAGCCTCTGTTATTTTTCCTAGAACAATTGTTGCAGAGGATTTAAAAGTCATTCCTTTTTAA